A region of Paenibacillus thiaminolyticus DNA encodes the following proteins:
- a CDS encoding DNA alkylation repair protein codes for MTVEDIMKKLEAMGSEQTKKTFLRHGAQEPLFGVKVGDLKKLVKDVKKDQALARALYETGNSDAMYLAGLTVNPKTMDRETLKAWAKRANWYLLAEYTVAGVAAESPHALALAREWMKSDDEMIATCGWSTYANYISITQDEDLDLEEIRQLLQQIAGMIHSEKNRVRYTMNMFVIVIGSYVRPLHEEAVQVAEAIGKVQVHMGQTACKVPDAVPYIEKTVAAGKLGTRKKTCIC; via the coding sequence ATGACCGTAGAAGACATCATGAAGAAGCTGGAAGCGATGGGCTCGGAGCAGACGAAAAAAACGTTCCTCCGGCATGGGGCCCAGGAGCCGCTGTTCGGCGTCAAGGTGGGGGACCTGAAGAAGCTGGTCAAGGATGTGAAGAAGGATCAGGCGCTCGCCCGAGCGTTGTACGAGACGGGCAACAGCGATGCGATGTACCTGGCCGGACTGACGGTGAACCCGAAGACGATGGACAGGGAGACGCTGAAGGCTTGGGCGAAGCGGGCCAATTGGTATTTACTTGCAGAGTATACGGTAGCAGGCGTGGCGGCAGAAAGCCCGCATGCCCTTGCATTGGCCCGGGAATGGATGAAGTCGGATGACGAGATGATCGCCACTTGCGGCTGGAGCACGTATGCGAACTATATCTCGATTACGCAGGATGAAGACTTGGATCTGGAAGAGATCCGCCAGCTTCTGCAGCAGATCGCGGGCATGATTCATAGCGAGAAGAATCGGGTGCGCTATACGATGAACATGTTCGTGATCGTCATCGGCTCCTATGTCCGGCCTCTGCACGAGGAGGCAGTCCAGGTGGCCGAGGCGATCGGGAAGGTGCAGGTTCATATGGGGCAGACCGCATGCAAGGTGCCGGATGCCGTACCTTATATCGAGAAGACAGTTGCCGCTGGCAAGCTGGGGACCCGGAAGAAGACTTGTATTTGTTAA
- a CDS encoding DUF6953 family protein: protein MEATAQQVAEWMVSEIQAKGVVHQSDVIAYVRAHFGEAFVFVNERGNASLDKEVKKAFRKLHRGRIAWDRDGFCWGWT from the coding sequence ATGGAAGCGACCGCACAGCAGGTGGCGGAATGGATGGTATCCGAGATTCAGGCGAAGGGAGTCGTCCATCAGAGCGATGTGATTGCGTATGTGCGCGCTCATTTCGGCGAAGCGTTCGTATTCGTGAATGAGAGGGGCAATGCGTCGCTGGACAAGGAAGTGAAGAAGGCATTCCGGAAGCTGCACCGCGGCCGGATTGCCTGGGATCGGGACGGCTTCTGCTGGGGGTGGACATAA
- the rnhA gene encoding ribonuclease H produces MAQAKYYVVWAGHRPGVYSSWAECKAQTDNYKDAKYKSFPSKAAAEQAYRDGWQKHWGKKKDGTGSPARGGAASSAPSAEVDYDSISVDVGTRGNPGPVEYRGVSTRTGEVLFAVGPVPNGTNNLGEFLAIVHSLAYLKRKGSNQTVYSDSRTAMKWVREKKVATTLERNESTKEIWNLVDRALGWLQTNTYDNKVLKWDTKAWGEIKADYGRK; encoded by the coding sequence ATGGCACAGGCAAAATATTACGTCGTATGGGCCGGTCATCGTCCAGGCGTCTATTCAAGCTGGGCGGAATGCAAGGCGCAAACGGATAACTATAAAGATGCCAAATACAAATCATTTCCTTCCAAGGCCGCGGCGGAGCAGGCCTATCGGGACGGCTGGCAGAAGCATTGGGGCAAGAAGAAGGACGGGACAGGCTCGCCAGCCCGGGGAGGCGCGGCTTCCAGCGCCCCGTCGGCCGAGGTGGATTACGACAGCATCTCTGTCGATGTCGGCACAAGAGGCAATCCGGGGCCGGTAGAGTACCGCGGCGTGTCAACCCGGACGGGCGAGGTGTTGTTTGCCGTCGGTCCGGTTCCGAACGGTACCAACAATCTGGGAGAGTTCCTGGCTATCGTCCACTCGCTCGCGTATTTGAAGCGGAAGGGAAGTAACCAGACGGTGTACAGCGACTCTCGAACCGCCATGAAATGGGTCCGGGAGAAGAAGGTGGCCACCACCCTGGAGCGCAATGAGTCGACGAAGGAGATCTGGAATCTCGTGGATCGGGCGCTTGGCTGGCTCCAGACGAACACCTATGACAATAAGGTGCTGAAATGGGACACGAAGGCATGGGGCGAGATCAAAGCGGATTACGGCCGGAAATAG
- a CDS encoding spore coat protein translates to MVGGLGLAESERKEHLAWHETMEMHELIAFQANHLMAFKMMIDDVKDAKLRVLYEDAIYAMEINLKDLLGYYPMAPAFVRHMGDSTDMTRFYAGHLLGFCKTSVRSYAIGITETSTPSLRLTLKKQLNAAIDLHARVFHYMLDRGYYPSYDLPKLLENDMKNANKALSM, encoded by the coding sequence ATGGTGGGGGGATTAGGGTTGGCTGAGAGTGAACGGAAGGAGCATCTGGCATGGCATGAGACGATGGAAATGCATGAGCTGATTGCGTTCCAGGCAAACCATCTGATGGCGTTCAAAATGATGATAGACGACGTCAAGGATGCGAAGCTGCGCGTATTATATGAGGATGCGATCTACGCAATGGAGATCAACTTGAAAGATCTGCTCGGCTACTATCCGATGGCCCCTGCATTTGTTCGTCATATGGGAGACAGCACGGATATGACCAGATTCTACGCCGGGCATCTCCTTGGCTTCTGCAAGACGTCGGTTCGGAGCTATGCGATTGGCATTACCGAGACCTCGACCCCGTCGCTGCGCCTGACGCTGAAGAAGCAGCTCAATGCCGCAATCGACCTGCATGCGAGGGTGTTCCATTACATGCTGGATCGCGGTTATTATCCTTCGTACGATCTGCCAAAGCTGCTGGAGAACGATATGAAAAATGCCAACAAAGCATTGTCGATGTGA
- a CDS encoding YebC/PmpR family DNA-binding transcriptional regulator, producing the protein MGRKWNNIKEKKASKDTNTSRIYARFGREIYVAAKQGEPNPDSNQALKFVIERAKTYNVPKAIIDRAVEKAKGGSDENYDELRYEGFGPNGTMVIVDALTNNVNRTASEVRAAFNKNGGSLGVSGSVNYMFDQTAVIGLEGKTAEEVLEILMNADLDVRDILEEDEAVIIYAAPDQFHAVQNAMREAGTSEFTVAELTMLPQSYVALPEDVQAQFDKMIDALEDLDDVQQVYHNVDQ; encoded by the coding sequence ATGGGGCGTAAATGGAATAACATTAAGGAAAAGAAAGCATCCAAGGATACTAACACGAGTCGTATATATGCCCGATTCGGAAGAGAGATTTATGTGGCTGCGAAGCAGGGGGAGCCGAATCCCGACTCGAACCAAGCCTTGAAGTTTGTAATTGAGCGCGCCAAAACATACAATGTGCCGAAAGCAATCATTGATCGTGCGGTTGAGAAGGCCAAGGGCGGTTCGGATGAAAATTATGACGAGCTTCGCTACGAGGGCTTCGGTCCGAATGGGACTATGGTGATTGTCGACGCGTTGACCAACAACGTGAACCGGACAGCGTCCGAGGTGCGTGCCGCATTCAACAAAAACGGCGGCAGCCTTGGTGTCAGCGGATCGGTCAATTATATGTTCGATCAGACGGCCGTCATCGGCCTGGAAGGCAAGACCGCCGAGGAAGTGCTGGAGATTCTGATGAATGCGGATCTGGATGTCCGCGATATCCTCGAAGAGGACGAGGCGGTCATCATCTATGCAGCGCCCGATCAGTTCCATGCGGTCCAGAATGCGATGCGTGAAGCGGGCACTTCGGAATTCACTGTGGCCGAGCTGACGATGCTGCCGCAAAGCTATGTCGCCCTCCCGGAAGACGTGCAGGCGCAATTTGATAAAATGATTGATGCCTTGGAAGATTTGGACGATGTGCAGCAGGTGTATCACAACGTCGATCAATAG
- the pgmB gene encoding beta-phosphoglucomutase: MNQTSSLQAVLFDLDGVITDTAEYHYLAWNAIAEELGIPFSREFNENLKGVSRMDSLKLLLSQASTPPSYTDEEMEQLADRKNKLYQELIDKVTPADLLPGIADFIADIKRHGVKMGIASASKNAQAVIGRLGIADQFDVIVDAAKLKNNKPDPEIFLTGAAALNADPKYCIGVEDAVAGVDAIKAAGMFAVAIGSPAAFPHADLVLENTSQLRFEDLAKRFS; encoded by the coding sequence ATGAATCAGACAAGTTCGCTGCAGGCTGTCCTGTTCGATCTGGATGGCGTCATTACGGATACGGCCGAGTATCATTATTTGGCCTGGAACGCGATTGCCGAAGAGCTGGGAATCCCGTTCAGCCGCGAATTCAACGAGAATCTCAAAGGCGTCTCGCGCATGGATTCCCTGAAGCTCCTGCTCAGCCAAGCGTCAACCCCGCCGTCCTATACGGACGAAGAGATGGAGCAGCTCGCAGATCGGAAAAACAAGCTGTACCAGGAGCTGATCGATAAGGTGACGCCTGCCGACCTGCTGCCCGGCATCGCGGACTTCATCGCTGACATTAAGCGGCATGGCGTGAAGATGGGGATCGCCTCCGCCAGCAAAAACGCCCAGGCGGTCATCGGCCGCCTCGGCATCGCGGATCAGTTCGACGTCATCGTGGATGCCGCGAAGTTGAAGAACAACAAGCCGGATCCGGAAATCTTCCTGACCGGCGCCGCCGCGCTGAACGCCGATCCGAAGTACTGCATCGGGGTCGAGGATGCGGTCGCAGGCGTGGACGCCATCAAGGCCGCGGGCATGTTCGCAGTGGCCATCGGAAGCCCGGCCGCCTTCCCGCACGCCGACCTGGTGCTGGAGAACACGTCGCAGCTCCGGTTCGAAGATCTGGCGAAGCGGTTCTCGTAA
- a CDS encoding glycoside hydrolase family 65 protein, with protein sequence MTWTISNRDLTSDALLNMESIFALGNGYLGVRGNFEEGYGEAMPTIRGTYLNAFHDVIDIPYGEKLFAFPDTQQKLVNLIDAQSIQIYAGDEEEPFRLDQGQVTAFERRLHLDKGYSERTVRWTSPSGKELKLTFRRLVSFIRRELFAINILIEPVNFTGGIKIVSTVNGNVTNYTNPNDPRVGAGHAKRLTVADFGTEGSYGYVVDETMASSLQAACVACHRFDGEAKEAWEAASGQVVYTATADVSGPVSFTKYSIYTDTLRHGDGLVKQGIALHEQLAAMSFDDLLAEQAHYMENFWKSADIVIEKDDKLQEGIRFNLYQLLQSAGRDRHSNISAKGLSGEGYEGHYFWDTEIYMFPIFLMNQPQIAKQLLLYRYSILDQARARAREMGHRRGALFPWRTIAGTECSSFFPAGTAQYHISADIAYSYIQYYLAELDNEFLLSYGAEVLIETARLWAEIGHYHQGAFHIDEVTGPDEYTCLVNNNYYTNVMAKHNLKWAAKSCAILQSYDAAGLKALCDRLGVTSEEIEAWDKAAEAMLLPYDEELGINPQDDTFLRKAVWDFENTPKNKYPLLLHYHPLTIYRYQVCKQADTVLAHFLLEDEQDLDTIRQSYDYYERITTHDSSLSSCIFSIMAAKIGDVDKAYDYFIETARLDLDNTHGNTKDGLHLANMGGTWMSIVYGFAGMRLKESGLSLAPVLPAAWEQYAFRLTFRGSLIAVRVAGDGVTLELLEGDKLDIALYGDSVSLDKTGEVHRPLGAK encoded by the coding sequence ATGACCTGGACAATTTCCAACCGTGATTTGACATCGGACGCACTGCTCAATATGGAAAGTATCTTTGCTCTTGGCAACGGTTACTTGGGCGTGCGGGGCAACTTCGAAGAAGGCTACGGGGAAGCCATGCCGACGATTCGCGGCACCTATTTGAACGCTTTTCACGATGTTATCGATATTCCTTACGGGGAGAAGCTCTTCGCCTTCCCGGATACGCAGCAGAAGCTGGTCAATCTTATCGACGCTCAGAGTATCCAGATTTATGCCGGCGACGAGGAAGAACCGTTCCGCCTCGATCAAGGCCAAGTGACGGCCTTCGAACGCCGCCTTCATCTGGACAAGGGATATTCTGAACGCACGGTGCGCTGGACCTCGCCATCGGGCAAGGAGCTGAAGCTGACCTTCCGCCGCTTGGTGTCGTTCATCCGCAGGGAGCTGTTCGCTATCAACATCTTGATCGAACCGGTCAACTTCACGGGCGGAATCAAGATTGTCTCGACGGTCAACGGCAATGTGACCAACTACACCAACCCGAATGATCCCCGCGTCGGCGCAGGCCATGCCAAGCGTCTGACCGTGGCGGACTTCGGAACCGAGGGCTCGTACGGCTATGTCGTGGACGAGACGATGGCGTCATCGCTGCAGGCGGCCTGCGTGGCCTGCCACCGCTTCGACGGCGAGGCGAAGGAAGCTTGGGAAGCCGCATCCGGGCAGGTTGTCTATACAGCAACGGCCGATGTATCCGGTCCGGTGAGCTTCACGAAATACAGCATCTATACCGACACGTTGCGCCACGGCGACGGTCTGGTGAAGCAAGGCATTGCGCTTCATGAACAGCTCGCGGCGATGTCGTTCGACGATCTGCTTGCGGAGCAAGCGCATTATATGGAGAATTTCTGGAAGTCGGCAGACATCGTCATCGAGAAGGATGACAAGCTGCAGGAAGGCATCCGCTTCAATCTGTACCAGCTGCTTCAATCGGCCGGTCGGGACCGGCACAGCAACATCTCGGCCAAAGGCTTGAGCGGGGAAGGCTACGAAGGCCATTATTTCTGGGATACGGAGATCTATATGTTCCCGATCTTCCTCATGAACCAGCCGCAGATTGCGAAGCAGCTGCTGCTGTACCGCTATTCGATTCTGGATCAGGCGAGAGCGAGAGCGCGGGAGATGGGGCATCGCCGGGGCGCGCTGTTCCCGTGGCGCACGATCGCAGGGACGGAATGCTCCTCCTTCTTCCCGGCAGGCACCGCGCAGTACCATATCAGCGCCGATATCGCTTATAGCTACATCCAATATTATCTGGCCGAGCTGGACAACGAGTTCCTGCTGTCCTACGGAGCCGAGGTGCTTATCGAGACGGCCCGCCTCTGGGCGGAGATCGGGCATTACCATCAAGGGGCCTTCCATATTGACGAGGTCACCGGTCCGGACGAGTACACCTGTCTGGTCAACAACAACTACTATACGAACGTGATGGCTAAGCATAACCTGAAATGGGCGGCCAAGAGCTGCGCTATCCTGCAATCTTACGATGCGGCGGGGCTGAAGGCGCTGTGCGATCGCCTCGGCGTCACTTCCGAGGAAATCGAGGCATGGGATAAGGCTGCGGAGGCGATGCTGCTTCCGTATGATGAAGAACTGGGCATCAACCCGCAGGATGATACGTTCTTGCGCAAGGCGGTCTGGGACTTCGAGAATACGCCGAAGAACAAGTACCCGCTTCTGCTTCATTATCATCCGCTGACCATATACCGCTATCAAGTCTGCAAGCAGGCGGACACGGTGCTGGCGCATTTCCTGCTTGAGGATGAGCAGGATCTCGACACTATCCGCCAGTCTTACGATTATTATGAACGGATCACAACGCATGACTCTTCCTTGTCCTCCTGCATCTTCAGCATTATGGCCGCCAAGATCGGCGATGTGGACAAGGCATACGACTACTTCATCGAGACGGCGCGCCTCGATCTGGACAATACGCACGGCAATACGAAGGACGGCTTGCACCTCGCCAACATGGGCGGCACATGGATGTCGATCGTCTACGGCTTCGCCGGAATGCGCTTGAAGGAGAGCGGGCTGTCGCTCGCGCCGGTCCTGCCGGCGGCATGGGAGCAATACGCCTTCCGCCTTACGTTCCGCGGAAGCCTGATCGCCGTGCGCGTCGCCGGCGATGGCGTCACGCTTGAGCTGCTGGAAGGCGACAAGCTGGACATCGCCTTGTACGGCGATTCGGTAAGCCTGGACAAGACCGGGGAGGTTCATCGCCCGCTTGGCGCCAAGTAA
- a CDS encoding helix-turn-helix domain-containing protein, translating to MNKSYHAGDRPSFLSSRMQYLQDNYVHPPFDYEQELLEAIRFGDETKALDMLNRINKLEGAVLASYPLRSRKNALIASCTLFTRAIIKGGVDAETAFQLSDTLILEIERMSDVDRLNLFEYEMLMQFIATIRREKEVLPYSHIVNLSVHYIREHIFQDLALKGIAAHIGVHPSYLSDRFKRETGISITSFIHAKKVEESKHLLIYTNQSISEIAFLFKFCSQSYYTQIFKKFTGMTPRQFREDNSGK from the coding sequence ATGAACAAGTCGTATCATGCCGGGGACCGGCCGAGTTTCTTGTCGTCCCGCATGCAATACTTGCAGGATAATTATGTTCATCCTCCGTTCGATTATGAACAAGAATTGCTGGAGGCGATCCGGTTCGGCGACGAGACCAAGGCGCTCGATATGCTGAACCGCATCAACAAGCTGGAAGGTGCCGTGCTGGCTTCCTATCCGCTGCGCTCCAGGAAGAATGCCCTGATTGCTTCCTGCACACTGTTCACCCGGGCGATTATCAAGGGCGGCGTCGATGCGGAGACCGCCTTCCAACTGAGCGATACGCTGATTTTGGAGATCGAGCGGATGAGTGACGTAGATCGGCTTAACCTGTTCGAGTACGAGATGTTAATGCAGTTCATCGCTACGATCCGGCGGGAGAAGGAAGTGCTGCCCTATTCGCATATTGTCAATTTATCGGTGCATTATATTCGGGAGCATATTTTCCAAGATCTTGCCTTAAAAGGGATCGCGGCTCATATTGGCGTGCACCCGAGCTATTTGTCAGATCGCTTCAAGCGCGAGACCGGCATCTCCATTACCTCGTTCATTCACGCGAAGAAGGTGGAGGAGTCGAAGCATCTGCTCATTTATACGAATCAGTCCATTTCCGAAATCGCTTTCCTGTTCAAGTTCTGCAGCCAAAGTTATTATACACAGATCTTCAAAAAATTTACGGGCATGACGCCGAGACAGTTCCGCGAGGATAATTCCGGCAAGTAA
- a CDS encoding sensor histidine kinase: protein MNRLKQKILHWSLEKKLIAAFSCFIIVPLLLIGGIVSWVYVDNNRNTMLDAAIENNRQIMNNIDTSLQPLLRLSMFPLQESTIHQIMRKEYSKKPYPMLERGRDFDTVNGLILNGIMLYSDLIDSVIIYHENDHAIIGRSNSQYLNVSYLDKEFIHEPFVRRIKEEHGGYVPIGIHQERLLSPHGEPVVSIGRAILDPYTKKDLGFILLNISVDKLKTLWRDSAITENTNFYLIDEDNRIIYSKDRNGIGQPASKILGEQFRELSGETVTHEKKDTYLISSSSKLSNWKAVTVIPKHELFSIVYLMVGIMAVSLILLLVLSILISAQIATMIMKPLSDLNSKMKLVSQGQLNVEFDKQYGEIGIISNTVDNMLKEIRGLIGRIYREEEEKRDLEMIALQSQIRPHFIYNTLNVIKWMAKIQGATGIEEALHAFSSVIKFTVKTSGNYVTIADEVEFIKNYTNILDYRYMNKFEVTYDIDPGVLSYKTLKFLLQPLVENAVFHGFTGIDYKGSLIISIHEDKEQNELVMQVSDNGRGFPEEGQEPRHEDGPRDPFNSIGIANVRSRIELHFGTEYGLWITGREQGGTVATIRVPVINEETAG, encoded by the coding sequence ATGAATAGACTGAAGCAGAAAATATTGCATTGGAGCCTCGAAAAGAAATTAATCGCGGCATTTTCCTGTTTTATTATCGTTCCGCTCTTGTTGATCGGCGGCATTGTGTCCTGGGTATATGTGGATAATAACCGGAATACGATGCTGGATGCCGCAATCGAGAACAACCGGCAGATTATGAACAATATCGACACGTCGCTGCAGCCGCTGCTGCGCCTGTCCATGTTCCCGCTCCAGGAATCGACCATACACCAGATTATGCGCAAGGAATACAGCAAGAAGCCGTATCCGATGCTGGAACGGGGGCGTGACTTCGACACGGTGAACGGGTTGATCCTGAACGGGATCATGCTGTACTCCGATCTGATCGATTCGGTCATCATTTATCATGAAAATGATCATGCCATTATCGGCCGCAGCAACAGCCAGTATTTGAACGTCTCCTACCTGGATAAGGAATTCATTCACGAACCGTTCGTCCGGAGAATTAAGGAGGAGCACGGAGGTTATGTTCCTATCGGGATCCATCAGGAGCGGCTGCTGTCGCCTCATGGGGAGCCGGTCGTGTCGATCGGGAGAGCCATTCTTGATCCATATACCAAAAAAGATCTGGGATTCATCCTGCTGAACATATCCGTTGACAAGCTGAAGACGCTGTGGAGAGATTCCGCCATTACGGAGAACACGAATTTTTATTTGATTGACGAGGACAACCGCATCATATACAGCAAGGATCGGAACGGGATCGGCCAGCCCGCTTCCAAAATTCTGGGGGAACAGTTCCGGGAGCTGTCGGGAGAGACGGTGACTCATGAGAAGAAGGATACTTATCTCATATCTTCCTCTTCCAAGCTGTCAAACTGGAAGGCGGTTACTGTCATTCCGAAGCATGAGCTGTTCTCCATCGTCTATCTGATGGTCGGGATTATGGCGGTCAGCCTTATCCTGCTGCTGGTGCTGTCCATCCTGATCTCGGCCCAGATTGCGACCATGATCATGAAGCCGCTGTCGGACTTGAACAGCAAGATGAAGCTGGTCTCCCAGGGCCAGCTCAATGTGGAATTCGATAAGCAGTATGGCGAGATCGGCATTATCAGCAATACGGTGGATAATATGCTGAAGGAGATAAGGGGCTTGATAGGGCGGATCTACCGCGAGGAAGAAGAGAAGCGGGATCTGGAAATGATCGCCCTTCAATCCCAGATCCGGCCGCATTTTATTTACAATACGCTGAACGTGATTAAGTGGATGGCCAAGATCCAGGGCGCCACCGGAATCGAAGAAGCGCTGCATGCGTTCTCGTCCGTTATCAAATTCACCGTAAAAACGAGCGGCAACTATGTCACGATTGCCGATGAGGTGGAATTTATCAAGAATTATACCAATATTCTCGATTACCGTTATATGAACAAATTCGAGGTGACCTATGATATCGATCCCGGCGTCCTCTCGTATAAAACGTTGAAATTTCTGCTGCAGCCGTTGGTTGAGAACGCGGTGTTCCACGGATTTACCGGAATCGACTACAAAGGCAGCCTGATTATTTCGATACATGAAGATAAGGAACAAAATGAGCTGGTGATGCAAGTATCCGATAACGGGCGCGGCTTTCCGGAAGAAGGACAGGAGCCGCGGCATGAGGATGGGCCGCGCGATCCGTTCAACTCCATCGGCATTGCTAATGTGCGAAGCCGCATTGAGCTTCATTTCGGAACGGAGTACGGCTTATGGATCACAGGCCGGGAGCAGGGCGGAACCGTCGCGACAATCCGGGTTCCGGTTATCAACGAAGAAACGGCAGGGTGA
- a CDS encoding response regulator gives MRLLIVDDEPLVRIGIKSAIDWDKQGVDIVGEAGDGEEALEMMRTHAPDVVLLDIKMPKIDGLEVLKAMKERHIPAKVIILSSFDDISYVKQALKLGAVDYFHKPDINERELVTMLTAIKEQNAANGTEAAVPAAGSSSRQADQALLDALHGHSHNMSATGLQEGNLYVVLFAVKDYDKVIRRYTADTESVLPNTIRNIVSELLSKEKEIEYVQLDQRRSAVFISNSELKSLLASLTRVNEKVQMIGAALKRFVNIELVFGISDWFADFNGIANGYAQAEEALSRSFYHSNASIFYYQHLKRPSEDAVERADAYVSEMKAALREEADQTFMSLLTRWEGHLRREECLDKKEVRKIYEGLLFMMGEDGNELDSPDGDGSAAELENFEQLSAYYRTIFMKRAQDREREDKGYSQLTRNIIQYTHEHYQERLSLKMLGELFHVSPNYVSRLFKQEVGRGLFDYINELRIEKAKALLKDYRYKIYDIAEMVGFNNQAHFSIVFQKYTGLSPMQYRKEKV, from the coding sequence ATGCGATTGCTAATTGTAGATGACGAGCCGCTTGTCAGAATCGGGATTAAATCGGCGATCGATTGGGATAAGCAGGGCGTGGACATTGTCGGGGAAGCGGGGGATGGCGAAGAAGCGCTTGAGATGATGAGAACGCATGCGCCGGATGTCGTCCTTCTGGACATCAAAATGCCGAAGATAGACGGCCTTGAAGTGCTGAAAGCGATGAAGGAGAGACATATTCCGGCCAAGGTCATTATTTTGAGCAGCTTCGATGATATTTCCTATGTGAAGCAGGCGCTGAAGCTAGGGGCGGTCGATTATTTCCACAAGCCGGATATTAACGAGCGCGAGCTCGTCACCATGCTGACGGCCATCAAGGAGCAGAACGCCGCGAATGGTACGGAAGCGGCCGTCCCCGCAGCCGGGAGCTCCAGCCGCCAGGCAGACCAGGCCTTGCTTGACGCGCTCCATGGCCATTCGCACAATATGTCGGCGACGGGGCTGCAGGAAGGAAATCTGTACGTGGTGCTGTTCGCCGTGAAGGACTATGACAAGGTCATTCGAAGGTATACCGCAGACACGGAGTCGGTGCTCCCCAATACGATTCGGAACATCGTCTCCGAACTGCTCTCCAAGGAGAAGGAGATCGAATATGTGCAGCTGGATCAGCGGCGCAGCGCCGTCTTCATCAGCAACAGCGAGCTGAAAAGCTTGCTGGCCTCATTGACCCGGGTCAATGAGAAGGTTCAAATGATCGGAGCCGCTCTCAAGCGGTTCGTCAATATTGAGCTGGTGTTCGGCATCAGCGACTGGTTCGCCGATTTCAACGGGATAGCGAACGGCTACGCCCAAGCGGAGGAGGCGCTCTCGCGCAGCTTCTATCATTCGAATGCTTCGATCTTCTATTATCAGCATCTGAAGCGGCCGAGCGAGGATGCCGTGGAGCGGGCCGACGCGTATGTCTCGGAGATGAAGGCGGCGCTGAGAGAAGAGGCGGATCAGACCTTCATGAGCCTGTTGACCCGCTGGGAGGGACATCTCCGTCGGGAGGAATGCCTGGACAAGAAGGAAGTGCGTAAAATCTATGAAGGCCTGCTGTTCATGATGGGGGAAGACGGCAATGAGCTCGACTCCCCGGACGGCGACGGCAGTGCCGCTGAGTTGGAGAACTTCGAACAACTGTCGGCTTATTACCGGACGATCTTCATGAAGCGCGCGCAGGACAGGGAGCGGGAGGACAAAGGCTACAGTCAATTGACGCGGAATATCATTCAGTATACACATGAGCATTATCAAGAGCGGTTATCCTTGAAGATGTTGGGCGAGCTGTTCCATGTCAGCCCGAATTATGTCAGCAGGCTGTTCAAGCAGGAGGTAGGAAGAGGTCTGTTCGACTATATCAATGAGCTTCGAATCGAGAAGGCCAAAGCCCTGCTCAAGGACTACCGTTATAAAATTTATGATATTGCGGAAATGGTAGGCTTTAATAATCAAGCCCATTTCTCCATTGTGTTTCAAAAATATACGGGCCTGTCCCCAATGCAATATCGCAAAGAAAAAGTGTGA